From Hymenobacter sedentarius, a single genomic window includes:
- a CDS encoding zinc-binding dehydrogenase: MQALQLDAINQSAAVRDIPTPTPAAGEILVKLHAAALNHRDVWIQKGQYAGLRLPCTLGADGAGEVAAHGPGVPADAPTVGSRVLINPGLRWGDNPRAQAKDFVVLGMPDPGTFAEYITLPARYIRPLPAHLSFEQGAALPLGGLTAYRAAFTRAQVQPGERVLVTGVGGGVALLAAQFCAARGAEVWVTSSSDEKLARAQALGAKGGINYNADNWVKTLVQQADGPFDVIIDSAAGAPFNSLLDAAVPGGRIVFYGGTLGTIPQLPPAKVFWKQLSILGSTMGTEQDFEDMLQLVTEKSIIPVVDEVFPLAEGEAALRRLDAGAQFGKVVLKISE; the protein is encoded by the coding sequence ATGCAAGCATTGCAGCTCGACGCCATCAACCAATCCGCCGCCGTCCGCGATATTCCGACGCCCACTCCCGCCGCTGGCGAAATACTGGTGAAGCTACACGCCGCCGCGCTCAACCACCGCGATGTCTGGATTCAAAAGGGCCAATACGCGGGCCTGCGCTTGCCTTGCACCCTCGGGGCCGATGGCGCCGGCGAAGTAGCCGCCCATGGACCCGGGGTGCCCGCCGATGCCCCCACCGTGGGCAGCCGCGTGCTTATCAACCCCGGCCTGCGCTGGGGCGACAACCCCCGCGCCCAGGCCAAAGACTTTGTGGTGCTGGGTATGCCCGACCCCGGCACGTTTGCCGAGTACATCACGCTGCCGGCGCGCTACATCCGGCCGCTGCCCGCCCACCTGAGCTTTGAGCAGGGCGCCGCGCTGCCCCTGGGCGGCCTTACGGCCTACCGCGCGGCCTTTACCAGGGCGCAGGTGCAGCCCGGCGAGCGGGTGCTGGTAACGGGCGTTGGCGGCGGGGTGGCCTTGCTGGCAGCCCAGTTCTGCGCAGCCCGCGGCGCCGAGGTCTGGGTGACTTCCAGCTCCGACGAGAAGCTGGCCCGGGCGCAGGCGCTGGGAGCCAAGGGCGGCATCAACTACAACGCCGACAACTGGGTGAAAACCCTCGTGCAGCAAGCCGATGGCCCGTTCGATGTCATCATCGACAGCGCCGCTGGAGCTCCGTTCAACTCCCTGCTGGATGCCGCTGTGCCGGGTGGCCGCATTGTGTTCTATGGCGGCACCTTGGGCACCATCCCCCAGCTACCGCCGGCCAAGGTGTTCTGGAAGCAGCTCAGTATCCTCGGCTCCACCATGGGCACCGAGCAGGACTTTGAGGATATGCTGCAGCTCGTAACCGAGAAAAGTATAATTCCCGTGGTAGACGAAGTATTCCCGCTGGCCGAGGGCGAAGCCGCCCTGCGCCGCCTCGATGCCGGCGCGCAGTTTGGCAAAGTGGTGCTGAAAATCAGCGAATAA
- a CDS encoding rhomboid family intramembrane serine protease: protein MEAPDPDNGASAASSTAALAAQLFAQKPEAELLYLAQNAARYPPAVGAAAVAELERRGLLPAPGQPAPPPPAEPQETWAELIGHLFKGLFIPSRRFLATPILLDLNLLVFGLMVLNGVSASSPSGHQLMRWGSNVSGLTLNGEPWRLLTCLFIHAGLSHLLLNMFSLWLLGLLVEDRVGPVRLVLVYLASGVGGGLASLWWHVYGINSVGASGAIFGLYGFLLTLLVSKRLVLDKSDRRAMLGLVIYLVLSNLLSGLTGNIDNAAHIGGLLTGLVVAGPLALAGLKKTLP, encoded by the coding sequence ATGGAAGCACCTGACCCCGACAACGGCGCCTCGGCCGCCAGTTCCACGGCCGCGCTGGCCGCTCAGCTCTTCGCCCAAAAGCCCGAAGCCGAGCTGCTGTACCTGGCCCAGAATGCGGCCCGCTACCCGCCAGCCGTGGGGGCCGCTGCCGTGGCCGAGCTGGAGCGCCGGGGCCTGCTGCCCGCCCCCGGCCAGCCAGCCCCACCACCGCCCGCCGAGCCTCAGGAAACGTGGGCCGAGCTGATTGGGCACTTGTTCAAGGGGCTGTTCATTCCCTCGCGCCGCTTCTTGGCCACCCCAATTCTGCTCGACCTCAACCTACTGGTCTTCGGCCTGATGGTGCTCAACGGCGTGTCGGCTTCCAGCCCATCGGGGCATCAGCTCATGCGCTGGGGTTCTAATGTATCCGGCCTCACACTGAACGGCGAGCCGTGGCGGCTGCTCACTTGCTTGTTCATTCACGCCGGCCTCTCGCATTTGCTCCTGAACATGTTTTCGCTATGGCTGCTGGGCCTCTTGGTAGAAGACCGGGTGGGGCCGGTGCGGCTGGTGCTGGTCTACCTGGCCAGTGGCGTGGGTGGTGGGCTGGCAAGCCTCTGGTGGCATGTTTATGGCATTAACTCCGTAGGGGCGAGTGGGGCCATTTTCGGCCTCTATGGCTTTCTGCTCACCTTGCTGGTGAGCAAAAGGCTGGTGCTCGACAAGTCCGACCGCCGCGCCATGCTGGGGCTGGTAATCTACTTGGTCCTCAGTAACCTACTTTCGGGCCTGACCGGCAACATCGACAACGCGGCCCACATCGGTGGCTTGCTCACCGGCTTGGTTGTGGCCGGGCCGCTGGCGCTAGCCGGGCTCAAGAAAACTCTGCCTTAA